A region of the Polaribacter sp. L3A8 genome:
AAAATTAGAAACAGCAATCGAGTATAATTTAGACACTTTACTAGATACTATTTTGGTAGCATTACAAAAGAACATAAAACTACTAGATGCTAAAGAATTTAATGTACTAGAAGAAAGATATTTAAGTGTTTTATATAAAAGAAACATCCCTACTATGTTTAAAAATAGTAAGGATGAAATTTTTATGGGAATGATTTCTGGAGTTTCTGATTTCGGAAAATTACAAGTTCTTTTAGATGATGATGTTATAAAAGAATTCGGAATTAAAGAAATTTCTTTCCTTTAAAGCTTCCCTATATTTTCTGTAAGTGTATCTACAAATTTTGTCAATGGTTTTTTAATCATCATAGACATCATTGCATTAAAATCACCATTAAATTTTAAAGATACTTCTGTTTTATTTTCTGATACCTCATTAATATCTGCCGCTAAAGTAAAAGGTAATTTACTACTTGCTGCACCTAATGTAATGTTAGAAAACTCAGTTTTTTCTTTTAACACCAATCTAATTTCTGGCATGCCTGGTAATCCAAAGATAAAAGAATCTCCATCTACTTCAAACTTTTGAATATTCTCAGGCATTAATCCTTCAAAATTCTTTAAATCTGTAAAAAAAGTAAATACTTCTTCGGTAGGTTTTTCTATGGTAACTGTATTTCCGTTAATATTCATTTTTTCATTTTATTGTTTCCAGGTACTTGGGCTCTTTCTCCAATCGTTTAATGTTATCAACTCTTTATCTGTAATATAATTACTATCTAAAGCTTGTTCTAACAAGTTTTCGTAATTACTTAAAGTAGTTAATCGCACGTTTTTGTCTTCAAAATTCTTTGTAGCCACATCAAATCCATAAGAAAAAATTGCAACCATACCTTTAACAACTGCACCCGCTTCTTTTAAAGCTTCTACCGAGTTTAAGCTACTATTACCAGTACTTATTAAATCTTCAATAACCACAACATTTTGCCCGCTGTCTAAATGCCCTTCAATTTGGTTCTTTCTACCATGTTTTTTTGGCTCTGGCCTTACATAAATAAAAGGAACTCCTAATTCTTGAGCAACTAAAACTCCAATTGCAATTGCACCTGTAGCAACACCAGCAATTACATCTGGTTTACCGTATTCTAACTCTACAATCTTTGCTATTTCTTCTTTTAAAAAAACACGAACTGGAGGATAGGATAGCGTTATTCTGTTATCACAATAAATTGGAGATTTCCAACCTGACGCCCAATTAAAGGGATCATTTGGACTTAACTTTATTGCTTTTATTTGCAATAAAAGTTCAGCTGTTTTTTTTGCCGTATCTTTGTTTAAAATCATATCGCAAATGTATAAAGTTTTTGTAAATGATAGCCCAATAATTATCACTTCTTCTACAAAAAAAGAAAATATTTTTCCTGTTTACAGTTTTAAGAATATTGTTTTTGATGAAATCATTCAACAATTAAGCAATAAAGAACTACAAGGTATTAACTTATATTCAACTGACTTAGAGAATGATTGGAAATCTTTTTTAAGTAATATCAAGGTAATTCCCGCCGCAGGCGGATTAGTACTAAATCCCAAAAATGAAATCTTATTTATTTTTAGAAATGGTGTTTGGGATTTACCAAAAGGTTGGATTGAAAAAGGCGAAACTATAGAAATAGCTGCTATTAGAGAGGTTAAAGAAGAATGTGGTATTGCTAACCTACACATTACAAAGCCCTTAATTACTACCTATCATATTTATTTTCATAAAGGGATGAAGCTAAAACAAACCTATTGGTTTTTAATGACTTCTAAGTATAAGAAAGAATTAATACCGCAAACAGAAGAAGGAATTACCCAAGTTGCCTTTAAAAACGAAGCAGAAACCAAAGATGCTCTAACAAATTCTTACGCCAATATTCAATTAGTGTACGATACTTACAAAGAAGGATAGTTTTTTAAAAAAACCTACTATCTTTGCCGACTCGAAAAAATCAACCAATTATGACTGAGTTTATTAGAAAAATATTACCAAATGCAAAAGATGATGTCCTTGCAGGAATAACCGTTTCCCTAGCAATGATACCAGAAGTTGTGGCTTTTGCCTTTGTAGCGCAAATAAGCCCAATAGTTGCTTTGTTTGGTGCTTTTGTAGTGGGAATTATTTCTGCTAGTTTTGGAGGAAGACCTGGTTTAATCTCTGGAGCAGCAGGTGCAGTGGCTGTTATTTTTGTACATATGATACAAGAAGGACACGCAAAAGGCTTGTTATTTGACAATCCTGTAGAAAACATGGGGTACTTTTATCTCTTAGCTGCCGTAGTGTTAATGGGAATTATACAAATATTTGCAGGTGTCTTTAAACTAGGAAAATTTGTACGTTTAATTCCGCACCCAGTAATGATGGGCTTTGTAAACGGTTTGGCCATTGTTATTTTTATGGCACAATTAGGAATGTTTAAAGAGAATAAGAAAGATTTCTTCGGACAAAATATGCGTAAAACCGAATCGAAAGAATTGGTCTATAATGTATCTAACAACCAAGTAAAAGACTTAATGTCTGATACCGTTTTATTTACTATTGATGGAAAATCCGTAAAAAATAGTGCTACAAACCAAGAAGTATTTTTTGTTTCTGATGGACAAGTTTTTGACGTTAAAACTAAAAAAGTAGTTTTTAATGCTTCGGATGAAGGCTTTTATGCTGTAAAAGATAGTGGTGTTGTAAAAACTACCATGCAAGGAGAATCCTTATATATAATGATTGGTTTGGTGTTATTAACCATGTTCATTGTTTGGGGCTTACCTAAATTAACTACAAAAATACCTGCTGCATTAACAGCTATTTTAATTGTTACTTTAATTTCAATCTTTACCGGATTGGGCTCTATTAATGTTGGCGATTTTATTAGAGATGGTGGTGGCGCAGGTTTAAACGGAATTGCAGAACTTTCTAAAAATTTAAACGTTTTAGAATTGTGGAGCAACCTTCCTTTTAATTTAGATACCTTAAAGTTTATTGCTCCTTATGCCTTTTTAGCGGCATCAGTTGGTTTAATAGAAACCTTGATGACCATGAATTTAGTGGACGAATTAACAGAATCTAGAGGTAACGGAAACAAGGAATGTATTGCGCAAGGTGCCGGAAACATTGTTAGTGGTGCTTTTGGTGGAACTGGTGGTTGTGGTATGATCGGACAAACCGTAATTAATATTAATGCTGGCGGACGTGGACGTTTATCGGGTATTATGATGGCATTAACACTATTAACTTTTATTTTATTTGCTGATAAATATATAGAACAAGTACCCATTGCAGCGCTTGTTGGTGTTATGTTTATGATGGTTATAGAAACTTTTGCTTGGTCTAGTTTTAGAATTTTAAAGAAAATACCAATGTCTGATGCTGCGGTTTTAATCATTGTTTCTGCAGTAACCGTTTTCTTTGATTTAGCCATTGCAGTATTTGTAGGGGTTATTATTTCTGCTTTATCTTTTGCTTGGACAAGTGCTAAGAAAATTAGAGCTAGAAAACGTTTTAAAGCCGACGGAACAAAAATTTACGAAATTTGGGGACCTCTTTTCTTTGGAAGTATTACTGCTTTTAATGAGAAGTTTGATATAAAAAATGATCCTGAAGTAGTAGAAATAGATTTTGTAGAAGCTCGTGTAACAGATCATTCTGCCATAGAAGCTATTTTTAATTTGGTTGAAAAATACCAAGCTGCAGGTAAAAAGATTACGCTAAAACATTTAAGTGAAGATTGTAAACTTATTTTATACAAATCGAGTCCTGTTTTTACGGATGTTATTTTAGAAGATATCGATGATCCGCGTTATCATTTAGCAGCGAATCCTGAAGATTTTCCTAAACCATTAGGTGAGTATAAGTTTTAGTGGGAATAATAAATACAACATAAAAAAAAAGCTCAACTTTTAAAAGTTGAGCTTTTTTAATTTAAACTAAGTTGATACTAACTGTATGTTGACAAGACTTCTTTTAAGTTCTATTTTTGTCTAAAAAAATTATATTATGAAACCAAATAAAAGAGGAAAAATTGTAAAATTTCACACACCAAATCATGATAAATATTCAGAGATATTACTCACCCTTTGTTATGAATAATGTAGATTTTTAATAGCAACTTTTCCGCTATAAAAAGATACAAACTCTATATCATTTAACGATTTGTCATATAAAGACGCAATAAGATACTTTCTAATTGCATCATCAACATTTCCCCCTCTTTCATTTCCCAAATGAATTCCATTTTTAAATATTGCAAAAAGTTTTTTTCCTTCGTTATTCATAACTTAAATATGTTTTGATTATGGTATTCTAAAAAATGTACATTTGGAATAAATCTTTTAGGAAGTACAAGTGCTTTTCCTTCTAATTTATGAAAATAAATTTTCACTTTCTCACTTTTACTATCCTTTAATTCACTTGATAATATCAGTTTAAAATTTGAATCAAAAGTAATAAGGCCTTTATCAAATGCATTGTCATGTAAATTATTAAGACATAAACCATTCTGAGGGTTCAATCTGTTTTTTGTATCTATTGACCAAGGAATAATATGGCTCGCAACTAATAATTCAGGTATATCTATTCCTGTTAAGCAACATTTAAAATCATAAGAAGATAAAACTGTACTTCTAAAGAAGGATTGATTTACACGTACTTTTACCTTTCTTTCTTTTTCCACCCCTGCTTTTAATTCAAATGATTCTTCTTCAATAGGTATTTTTATTTCTTCTTGTAAAAATTTAGATAATAAAACTTCACTTTCATATGCTAAATCTTCCCAATTATTCGTGAATTCTTCAAAAATTAT
Encoded here:
- a CDS encoding SRPBCC family protein is translated as MNINGNTVTIEKPTEEVFTFFTDLKNFEGLMPENIQKFEVDGDSFIFGLPGMPEIRLVLKEKTEFSNITLGAASSKLPFTLAADINEVSENKTEVSLKFNGDFNAMMSMMIKKPLTKFVDTLTENIGKL
- a CDS encoding SulP family inorganic anion transporter — translated: MTEFIRKILPNAKDDVLAGITVSLAMIPEVVAFAFVAQISPIVALFGAFVVGIISASFGGRPGLISGAAGAVAVIFVHMIQEGHAKGLLFDNPVENMGYFYLLAAVVLMGIIQIFAGVFKLGKFVRLIPHPVMMGFVNGLAIVIFMAQLGMFKENKKDFFGQNMRKTESKELVYNVSNNQVKDLMSDTVLFTIDGKSVKNSATNQEVFFVSDGQVFDVKTKKVVFNASDEGFYAVKDSGVVKTTMQGESLYIMIGLVLLTMFIVWGLPKLTTKIPAALTAILIVTLISIFTGLGSINVGDFIRDGGGAGLNGIAELSKNLNVLELWSNLPFNLDTLKFIAPYAFLAASVGLIETLMTMNLVDELTESRGNGNKECIAQGAGNIVSGAFGGTGGCGMIGQTVININAGGRGRLSGIMMALTLLTFILFADKYIEQVPIAALVGVMFMMVIETFAWSSFRILKKIPMSDAAVLIIVSAVTVFFDLAIAVFVGVIISALSFAWTSAKKIRARKRFKADGTKIYEIWGPLFFGSITAFNEKFDIKNDPEVVEIDFVEARVTDHSAIEAIFNLVEKYQAAGKKITLKHLSEDCKLILYKSSPVFTDVILEDIDDPRYHLAANPEDFPKPLGEYKF
- the pyrE gene encoding orotate phosphoribosyltransferase is translated as MILNKDTAKKTAELLLQIKAIKLSPNDPFNWASGWKSPIYCDNRITLSYPPVRVFLKEEIAKIVELEYGKPDVIAGVATGAIAIGVLVAQELGVPFIYVRPEPKKHGRKNQIEGHLDSGQNVVVIEDLISTGNSSLNSVEALKEAGAVVKGMVAIFSYGFDVATKNFEDKNVRLTTLSNYENLLEQALDSNYITDKELITLNDWRKSPSTWKQ
- a CDS encoding NUDIX hydrolase; translation: MYKVFVNDSPIIITSSTKKENIFPVYSFKNIVFDEIIQQLSNKELQGINLYSTDLENDWKSFLSNIKVIPAAGGLVLNPKNEILFIFRNGVWDLPKGWIEKGETIEIAAIREVKEECGIANLHITKPLITTYHIYFHKGMKLKQTYWFLMTSKYKKELIPQTEEGITQVAFKNEAETKDALTNSYANIQLVYDTYKEG
- a CDS encoding HNH endonuclease, whose translation is MEKERKVKVRVNQSFFRSTVLSSYDFKCCLTGIDIPELLVASHIIPWSIDTKNRLNPQNGLCLNNLHDNAFDKGLITFDSNFKLILSSELKDSKSEKVKIYFHKLEGKALVLPKRFIPNVHFLEYHNQNIFKL